The proteins below are encoded in one region of Planctopirus limnophila DSM 3776:
- a CDS encoding CPXCG motif-containing cysteine-rich protein has protein sequence MTKPQRRRRRQRSTFLEAAYICPSCGEEIIVPVDLSQGSFQEYVEDCPVCCCPNVITVEMDEHFDDQLQVMVRPE, from the coding sequence ATGACAAAACCTCAGCGACGTCGGCGCCGGCAGCGCAGCACATTTCTCGAAGCCGCTTACATCTGTCCTTCGTGCGGCGAAGAGATTATTGTGCCAGTTGACCTTTCACAGGGAAGCTTTCAGGAGTATGTCGAAGATTGCCCCGTCTGTTGTTGTCCCAATGTGATCACAGTGGAAATGGATGAGCATTTTGATGATCAATTACAGGTGATGGTTCGCCCTGAATAA
- a CDS encoding TrmH family RNA methyltransferase has product MTVTLRNPHSVLAALQYRPHDVLEIITTANPSSAWSEVLEQARVHRIPIRTALPSSGSERPASGKDRGGKFERQSSSEATVRDRAPLTVEQLFEIAPPGPLAQKSDASGGVESNRHGIWLALDCLQDPHNVGAVFRAAAFFGVRGIIATRDRSAPLSGTAYDVSAGGLESIPFAQPPNLARALELAKKSGVWVLGTSEHAQQPLSSIKADRPWLIVIGNEEGGLRRLTLELCDEVCTIPSQGAVGSLNVSVATGILLYALSR; this is encoded by the coding sequence GTGACAGTCACCCTGCGAAATCCTCATAGTGTCCTTGCTGCCCTGCAATATCGACCACACGATGTACTCGAAATTATCACCACAGCTAATCCTTCCAGTGCCTGGAGCGAAGTACTTGAACAGGCGAGAGTACATCGCATTCCCATTCGAACGGCCCTGCCCTCCAGTGGTTCTGAACGTCCCGCGAGCGGAAAAGATCGCGGTGGAAAGTTCGAAAGGCAAAGCAGTTCGGAAGCCACCGTTCGCGACCGGGCACCTTTAACAGTTGAGCAGCTCTTTGAAATTGCTCCACCAGGCCCATTAGCACAAAAGAGTGATGCATCCGGCGGAGTGGAAAGTAATCGGCATGGCATCTGGCTGGCACTGGATTGCCTGCAAGATCCTCACAATGTGGGAGCCGTGTTCCGGGCTGCTGCATTTTTCGGAGTTCGCGGCATCATTGCCACGAGAGACCGTTCCGCACCGCTTTCAGGGACGGCCTACGATGTTTCTGCAGGTGGACTGGAATCGATTCCTTTTGCACAACCCCCCAACCTCGCCCGTGCCCTCGAGCTTGCCAAGAAAAGTGGTGTCTGGGTCTTAGGGACATCGGAGCATGCCCAGCAGCCACTTTCGTCGATCAAGGCCGATCGTCCCTGGTTGATCGTGATTGGTAACGAAGAAGGTGGATTGAGGCGTCTCACACTTGAACTGTGCGATGAAGTCTGCACGATTCCGAGCCAGGGAGCTGTGGGTTCGCTCAATGTCTCCGTCGCGACCGGGATTCTGCTGTATGCACTTTCTCGCTGA
- the rlmB gene encoding 23S rRNA (guanosine(2251)-2'-O)-methyltransferase RlmB: MHYDSHRFSPHDPLGDPIVGDFPLGDSIEEAHSTSLKNLCEAVGIQLVASTADQLSRLIRAEDHQGLAARMPEFPYADFEGLFQAQLPALLVILDGIQDSFNLGAIIRCAEALGAGGIVLPEKGQSGVNSQAARSSAGAVNFLPIYRVPALDRAIDQLKSRGMKILAATEKSEQSLWNVVIPAPLCLIIGNEGKGVSSALLSACDIQVRIPMAGQTSSLNAAVAAGILLAEIQRQSLKI, translated from the coding sequence TTGCATTACGATTCTCATCGATTTTCGCCGCATGATCCTCTAGGCGATCCCATAGTGGGCGATTTCCCACTGGGCGATTCCATAGAAGAAGCCCATTCGACTTCACTCAAAAATCTTTGTGAAGCAGTCGGGATCCAACTCGTGGCTTCGACTGCTGATCAGCTCTCCCGTTTGATTCGAGCGGAAGATCATCAGGGGCTGGCTGCCCGGATGCCCGAGTTTCCTTATGCGGATTTTGAAGGTCTGTTCCAGGCACAACTCCCGGCGCTGCTGGTCATCCTCGATGGAATTCAAGACAGCTTCAATCTGGGTGCCATTATTCGCTGTGCAGAAGCCTTGGGAGCCGGTGGGATCGTGCTTCCGGAAAAAGGTCAGTCGGGTGTGAACAGTCAGGCAGCAAGAAGTTCTGCCGGTGCTGTCAACTTTCTGCCAATCTATCGCGTTCCAGCCCTCGACCGAGCGATCGATCAGTTAAAGTCGAGGGGCATGAAAATCCTGGCTGCTACAGAGAAGAGTGAGCAATCCCTCTGGAATGTCGTGATCCCCGCACCGCTGTGTCTGATTATCGGCAACGAAGGGAAAGGTGTTTCCTCTGCTCTGCTATCAGCTTGTGATATTCAGGTCCGGATCCCCATGGCGGGGCAAACATCGTCTTTGAATGCTGCTGTGGCTGCCGGGATCTTACTGGCCGAAATTCAGCGGCAATCTTTGAAGATTTAA
- the map gene encoding type I methionyl aminopeptidase, giving the protein MQAPLRRKVRRKCPIYGPEERDCLRRAARFNAQVMDFIRDHVKAGVTTRQLDRQVEEYTHDHGHTCATKGYKGYPASICTSVNEVVCHGIPNDRPLKEGDIVNVDLTSIVDGWYGDQSETFLIGEVSAAARELVQVTFDAMFAGIDGIAPFGKVVDIGRAIERFVRDKPYEIVREYQGHGIGQDFHQDPGIPHYVPRLNPPQDVIEPGMSFTIEPMLNAGTYRTFVDSVDGWTVRTVDLALSAQFEHQILMTENGPEILTLTQKGPQRGHRF; this is encoded by the coding sequence ATGCAGGCACCGCTCCGCCGAAAAGTTCGCCGCAAGTGTCCGATCTATGGCCCCGAAGAACGGGATTGTCTGCGACGCGCTGCGCGATTTAATGCGCAGGTGATGGATTTCATTCGGGATCATGTGAAGGCGGGTGTCACCACGCGGCAATTGGATCGCCAGGTGGAAGAGTACACCCATGATCACGGACATACCTGTGCCACCAAAGGTTACAAAGGCTATCCGGCTTCAATCTGCACGAGCGTCAATGAAGTCGTTTGCCATGGAATCCCGAACGACCGTCCTCTCAAAGAGGGCGATATTGTCAACGTCGACCTGACCAGCATTGTCGACGGCTGGTACGGCGATCAATCGGAGACTTTTCTGATTGGCGAGGTTTCCGCAGCAGCGCGCGAGTTGGTGCAGGTGACTTTTGACGCCATGTTTGCCGGCATCGACGGAATTGCCCCCTTTGGCAAAGTCGTCGATATCGGCCGCGCCATCGAACGGTTTGTGCGTGATAAACCTTATGAAATCGTGCGCGAATATCAGGGGCATGGGATCGGGCAGGATTTCCACCAAGATCCTGGCATCCCGCATTATGTTCCCCGCTTGAATCCCCCTCAGGATGTCATCGAGCCCGGAATGTCCTTTACGATTGAGCCGATGCTCAATGCCGGGACCTACCGGACGTTTGTCGACAGTGTTGATGGCTGGACTGTCCGCACCGTCGATCTGGCACTCTCCGCCCAGTTTGAGCATCAGATTCTGATGACCGAGAACGGGCCAGAAATTCTGACGCTGACGCAAAAGGGGCCCCAAAGAGGGCACCGTTTCTAA
- a CDS encoding DUF1559 domain-containing protein — MPAYTPRSKANSIRPGFTLIELLVVIAIIAILIALLLPAVQQAREAARRTQCKNNLKQLGLALHNYHSSLNTFPPSMSHGGAASYTGGSNWSVLAFLTPYLDQSNVYNAMNVNFPTYDATFNISAPNRVAAGTIVPSFLCPSDRGTAIISNVLGVTTGLGPTNYVACNGTGTIGRDGLTTGGTSTNYPGSPYQTDGVLYANSRTRIGDITDGTSNTICFSESLLGDRTANGTTLRERAFAVATPSYSYSTFNDAGCTSATTWADGTARNPKGYSWIHGEIGAASYNHYYGPNSRSYDCGGNALELGGTAVGWRAARSMHSGGVHTLLADGAVRFASENIDLAVWRSLSTRDGREVTSEF; from the coding sequence ATGCCTGCCTATACTCCCCGTTCCAAAGCCAACTCAATCCGCCCTGGATTCACATTGATCGAACTGCTGGTGGTCATTGCCATCATTGCCATTCTGATCGCCTTGCTGTTACCAGCCGTCCAGCAAGCCCGGGAAGCCGCCCGTCGGACACAATGCAAAAACAACCTCAAGCAACTTGGGTTGGCACTACACAACTACCACAGTTCTCTCAACACATTCCCGCCAAGCATGTCTCATGGTGGAGCGGCCAGTTACACGGGTGGCTCCAACTGGAGTGTGCTGGCGTTTCTGACACCTTATCTGGATCAGAGCAATGTCTATAACGCGATGAATGTCAACTTCCCGACCTACGATGCGACGTTCAACATCAGTGCGCCGAATCGCGTAGCTGCGGGAACCATCGTCCCCTCGTTCCTGTGCCCGAGTGATCGTGGAACCGCCATTATCAGCAATGTGCTGGGTGTCACGACCGGTTTAGGACCAACAAATTATGTGGCCTGTAATGGAACGGGAACAATTGGGCGCGATGGGCTGACAACGGGTGGAACCAGCACGAACTACCCTGGCTCGCCTTACCAAACCGATGGTGTGCTCTATGCCAATTCGAGAACACGTATTGGCGATATCACCGATGGTACGAGTAACACGATCTGTTTCTCCGAATCACTCCTGGGTGATCGCACAGCCAATGGAACGACCTTAAGAGAACGTGCCTTCGCCGTCGCAACTCCCTCCTATTCCTACAGTACCTTCAACGATGCTGGTTGCACTTCTGCAACCACCTGGGCTGATGGAACCGCCAGAAATCCCAAGGGCTACAGTTGGATCCACGGTGAAATCGGAGCGGCCTCATACAATCATTACTACGGGCCGAATTCAAGAAGCTATGACTGTGGTGGCAATGCCCTTGAGCTGGGCGGTACTGCCGTTGGCTGGCGTGCAGCGAGAAGCATGCATAGTGGCGGAGTCCATACCCTATTGGCAGATGGCGCTGTTCGTTTTGCCAGCGAGAATATCGACCTCGCGGTATGGCGATCCCTTTCCACCAGAGATGGGCGTGAAGTCACGAGTGAATTCTAG
- a CDS encoding ArsR/SmtB family transcription factor produces MEENPDATARPIECAEKLKVLGEPIRFRLIEALQAGSMAVGDLAELLELPLMLVSHHLKVLLEYGFVQRQKEGRFVYYSLGDDVLRMNKLNLGCCELSFPASQDQRTKSGGK; encoded by the coding sequence ATGGAAGAGAATCCTGACGCAACTGCCCGTCCCATCGAATGTGCCGAAAAGCTCAAAGTTCTCGGCGAACCGATCCGGTTTCGCCTGATCGAGGCTTTGCAGGCTGGTTCTATGGCAGTGGGTGATCTGGCGGAATTGCTGGAATTGCCACTGATGCTCGTTTCTCATCATCTGAAAGTTCTGCTCGAGTACGGATTTGTCCAGAGGCAGAAAGAAGGTCGTTTCGTCTATTACTCTCTGGGAGACGACGTCCTGCGCATGAACAAGCTCAATCTCGGCTGCTGCGAACTCAGCTTTCCTGCTTCGCAAGATCAGCGAACCAAGTCGGGTGGTAAGTAG
- a CDS encoding PA0069 family radical SAM protein — translation MRHGSHLDPPNRFENTHAVPDLEHLEWDEEYLHQREHRPIELIEDSSQTIVSENNSPDIPFRYSVNPYRGCIHGCSYCYARNSHEYLGLNAGLDFETKIVVKRDASTLLRKFLSRRSWQSEPIAFSGVTDCYQPIERELGLTRQCLEVADEFSQPVTLITKNALVVRDKQLLASLAARNLVHVAISITTLKPQLAREMEPRTSIPSARLRAIELLAKEGIPVRVMVAPMIPGLNDHEMPQIMKSAREAGAQAAGYVLLRLPLTVEPVFLEWLRRTQPLKAEKVESLIRDTRQGGLNNSSWGQRMTGAGQIAEQIKTMFQVFQQKYGFKNFAPLDCSQFSRPAPQSSQLRLFQ, via the coding sequence ATGCGGCACGGATCTCACCTCGATCCTCCCAATCGCTTCGAAAACACCCACGCGGTGCCCGACCTGGAGCATCTCGAATGGGACGAAGAATACTTGCATCAACGGGAACATCGCCCGATTGAATTGATCGAAGATTCATCCCAGACCATCGTCTCTGAGAACAATTCACCGGACATCCCGTTTCGATATAGCGTCAATCCTTATCGCGGCTGCATCCACGGCTGTAGCTATTGTTATGCCCGAAATTCGCATGAGTATCTGGGGTTGAATGCGGGTCTCGATTTTGAAACCAAAATTGTTGTCAAACGAGATGCATCAACTCTTCTGAGAAAGTTTCTCTCGCGTCGATCTTGGCAGTCGGAACCTATCGCTTTCAGTGGAGTGACCGATTGCTATCAACCCATCGAACGAGAGTTGGGACTAACTCGCCAATGCCTCGAAGTGGCCGATGAGTTCAGTCAACCGGTCACGCTGATCACCAAGAATGCACTGGTCGTGAGAGATAAGCAGTTACTGGCGTCGCTGGCTGCGCGGAATCTGGTGCATGTGGCCATCTCGATCACCACTCTTAAGCCTCAACTGGCTCGAGAGATGGAGCCTCGCACCAGTATTCCCTCAGCTCGACTGCGGGCCATTGAACTTCTGGCGAAAGAGGGGATCCCTGTCAGAGTCATGGTTGCGCCCATGATTCCCGGCCTCAATGATCACGAGATGCCGCAAATCATGAAATCTGCTCGTGAAGCGGGTGCTCAGGCTGCTGGCTATGTCTTACTGAGATTGCCACTGACTGTTGAACCCGTTTTTCTGGAATGGCTGAGACGGACTCAACCCCTTAAAGCGGAAAAGGTGGAAAGCCTCATCAGAGACACACGGCAGGGAGGCCTGAATAACTCTTCCTGGGGCCAGCGGATGACAGGGGCAGGTCAGATCGCTGAACAAATCAAAACAATGTTCCAGGTCTTTCAGCAAAAGTATGGCTTCAAGAACTTTGCGCCTCTTGATTGTTCGCAGTTCAGCAGACCCGCACCTCAAAGTTCGCAATTGAGATTATTCCAATGA
- a CDS encoding fumarylacetoacetate hydrolase family protein, which translates to MKLGMIDAEAGLRVVALNPDGQYVDLLALDAQIAPTLIGILADPEGLARVASALVTGWSKGPFIEGRLVAPFSRPGKIICIGLNYRDHAKETGAEIPTEPVVFSKFSNTITSPEAPVVLPSVAHQVDFEAELVAVIGKKAKNVAKSKAFEYIAGYTCGNDVSARDWQKGRPGGQWLMGKTPDTFAPIGPWFVTADEIGDPHDLAISLKLNQVVMQQSRTNELIFGIDELVAHISQLVTLEPGDLIFTGTPSGVGVARKPPVFLKHGDVMEVEIEGIGVLRNPVISESHNR; encoded by the coding sequence ATGAAACTGGGGATGATCGACGCAGAAGCTGGGCTGCGAGTGGTCGCGCTGAATCCGGATGGTCAATACGTCGACCTGCTGGCTTTGGATGCACAGATTGCTCCAACACTGATCGGCATTCTGGCAGATCCGGAAGGACTGGCTCGTGTTGCCAGTGCTCTGGTAACAGGGTGGAGCAAAGGGCCGTTTATCGAAGGCCGACTGGTCGCACCTTTTTCTCGACCAGGCAAGATCATCTGCATTGGACTGAATTACCGCGACCACGCCAAAGAAACTGGTGCGGAGATTCCCACAGAACCTGTGGTGTTCAGTAAATTCTCCAATACGATCACATCTCCCGAAGCCCCGGTCGTCTTGCCCTCAGTCGCCCATCAGGTCGATTTTGAAGCGGAACTCGTGGCGGTGATTGGAAAAAAGGCGAAGAACGTCGCGAAATCCAAAGCCTTCGAGTACATCGCCGGGTACACCTGCGGCAACGATGTCTCTGCCCGCGACTGGCAGAAAGGGAGGCCAGGGGGCCAATGGCTCATGGGAAAAACCCCTGACACTTTTGCACCCATTGGACCCTGGTTCGTGACTGCCGATGAAATTGGGGATCCTCACGATCTGGCGATCTCCCTCAAGCTCAATCAAGTCGTCATGCAGCAATCGAGGACGAATGAGTTGATCTTTGGTATCGACGAATTAGTCGCTCACATTTCACAATTGGTCACTCTTGAGCCAGGAGACCTGATTTTCACAGGGACACCATCGGGCGTGGGGGTGGCCCGCAAGCCTCCGGTCTTCTTAAAGCATGGCGATGTCATGGAAGTCGAGATCGAAGGGATCGGCGTCCTGCGAAATCCGGTGATCTCCGAATCGCACAATCGATAG
- a CDS encoding tetratricopeptide repeat protein — MKWTSPGISRWLAGSFCRVSARLVSHTVFRCTLAILTISLSGCQWVSRQVASQDRRCEQLCKDAEALHEQGDFRHASSLISEIEKSSPKNASTRDMKARLLWENGRHQAAIAEYRSLADQFAGDPQPVVNLGQCYLELGQIDEAQLASEAALLRDSQSVSAKMLLGKIHEKQRDYDAAYEMYRSVSDLWPDDVAAKLAMARVQIERGQADRACPILRELMHHPYATLPQQREAEWQLGLAYASNQRWEDAVQRLEQSIAERELSADDWYHLAEAQFHTGSGEHARISVQKSLAMQPDHRGATTLAQMLSANTGADAIAKGQSNPGNVAQIQPAGFSATR, encoded by the coding sequence ATGAAATGGACATCTCCAGGCATTTCGAGATGGCTGGCTGGCAGTTTCTGCCGGGTGTCTGCACGTCTGGTCTCCCACACCGTATTCCGCTGCACTCTAGCGATCTTGACCATTTCGCTTTCCGGTTGCCAATGGGTCAGTCGGCAAGTGGCCAGCCAGGACCGACGATGTGAACAATTGTGTAAGGATGCCGAGGCTCTCCATGAACAGGGAGATTTCCGGCATGCTTCGTCTCTGATCAGTGAGATTGAGAAAAGCTCTCCCAAAAACGCCTCAACTCGTGATATGAAAGCCCGGCTGTTGTGGGAAAATGGTCGCCACCAGGCCGCCATCGCCGAATATCGGAGTCTGGCAGATCAGTTCGCTGGTGATCCTCAACCGGTTGTCAACTTGGGTCAATGTTATCTCGAACTGGGGCAGATCGACGAGGCGCAACTCGCGTCTGAGGCCGCGCTGTTAAGAGATTCACAATCAGTCTCTGCAAAAATGCTCTTGGGAAAAATTCACGAAAAACAGCGCGATTACGATGCCGCTTATGAAATGTATCGTTCCGTCAGTGATCTTTGGCCCGATGACGTAGCGGCTAAGCTGGCGATGGCTCGCGTACAGATCGAACGAGGTCAGGCTGACCGAGCCTGCCCGATTCTTCGTGAGTTGATGCACCATCCCTATGCGACGCTGCCTCAGCAGCGCGAGGCCGAGTGGCAATTGGGCCTCGCTTATGCTTCGAATCAGCGATGGGAAGACGCCGTTCAACGTCTGGAGCAATCGATTGCCGAGCGTGAACTGTCGGCTGACGACTGGTATCACCTTGCCGAAGCCCAGTTTCACACGGGAAGTGGAGAACACGCAAGAATCAGCGTCCAGAAATCGCTGGCCATGCAGCCAGATCACCGCGGTGCCACGACTTTAGCGCAAATGCTCTCTGCCAACACCGGAGCTGATGCAATTGCCAAAGGGCAATCTAACCCTGGCAATGTCGCTCAGATTCAGCCAGCAGGCTTCTCGGCAACTCGATAG
- a CDS encoding sulfate adenylyltransferase: MADLIPPHGGLSEPVNLTVAANDIEAFKAEAAGLTKVPVSAADLSTVYRMADGTLSPLTGPMDSATYHRVLDEAVIENLGKKYAWTIPLAFPVTAELAKTIKAGDKVALTAPDGSAVAIVELTDVYPWPKLKYLQKVYRTDRIDHAGADMVLKGDADKSHLIGGKLRALPQPKNPAFGKYVLTPVEVRKLLASKGWNAVVGFQTRNPLHRAHEYALVYGLETLIAGGKNAGAVLNPLIGETKGDDVNAEIRMSTYEALIEQRQLGDGDSDESLWKSRNESVPDRVILLGLDIKMFYGGPSEAVMHGIYRQNMGFTHIVIGRKHADVPYANGEAIWGDFDAQEIFSKLGGELLIQPLKVGFAAYYESIGRVDLTERHAGEKPLSISGKDIRSTLQKGEMVDPRIMRPSTSEILAKAMKIA, from the coding sequence ATGGCTGATTTGATTCCTCCCCATGGAGGATTGTCCGAACCGGTCAATCTTACAGTTGCAGCAAACGATATCGAGGCCTTTAAGGCTGAAGCAGCAGGCCTGACAAAGGTTCCTGTTTCCGCGGCAGATCTTTCGACCGTCTACCGCATGGCCGATGGCACACTCTCGCCATTGACCGGGCCGATGGATAGTGCGACTTATCATCGCGTGCTCGATGAAGCTGTCATCGAAAATCTGGGCAAGAAGTACGCCTGGACCATTCCTCTCGCTTTCCCGGTCACTGCTGAACTGGCGAAAACCATCAAGGCAGGCGACAAGGTGGCATTGACTGCTCCCGATGGGAGTGCTGTCGCCATTGTTGAGCTGACAGATGTCTACCCATGGCCTAAGCTGAAGTATCTGCAGAAGGTCTACCGCACTGACCGTATTGATCACGCTGGTGCCGATATGGTTCTGAAGGGTGATGCGGACAAATCTCACCTGATCGGTGGGAAACTGCGAGCCCTGCCACAACCCAAGAACCCTGCTTTCGGGAAGTATGTGCTGACTCCAGTCGAAGTGCGTAAACTGCTGGCCTCCAAGGGCTGGAATGCAGTTGTCGGCTTCCAGACTCGCAATCCTCTGCACCGTGCTCACGAATACGCCCTGGTTTACGGGTTGGAAACGCTTATTGCTGGCGGCAAGAACGCTGGCGCTGTGCTGAACCCGCTGATTGGAGAAACCAAGGGGGATGATGTGAATGCCGAGATTCGCATGTCCACCTACGAAGCACTCATTGAGCAGCGTCAACTGGGTGATGGTGACAGCGATGAAAGTCTCTGGAAAAGCCGTAACGAATCGGTGCCTGATCGCGTGATTCTACTCGGTTTGGACATCAAGATGTTTTACGGTGGGCCGAGCGAAGCGGTGATGCACGGGATTTACCGCCAGAATATGGGCTTTACGCACATTGTGATTGGCCGTAAGCATGCCGACGTCCCTTACGCCAACGGCGAGGCAATCTGGGGCGATTTTGATGCCCAGGAAATCTTCAGTAAGCTGGGTGGCGAGCTGCTGATCCAGCCACTTAAGGTTGGTTTCGCAGCCTATTACGAATCGATTGGCCGCGTCGATCTGACCGAACGTCACGCGGGCGAGAAGCCACTTTCCATCAGTGGAAAAGACATTCGCTCCACATTGCAAAAGGGCGAAATGGTCGATCCCCGCATTATGCGGCCCAGTACCTCTGAGATCCTGGCCAAGGCGATGAAAATCGCGTAG
- a CDS encoding HEAT repeat domain-containing protein, producing the protein MSFAMRYLLLFIFAGLAIVSSPVAWAQDEGANPPAATDRLADTNPLLAPPETPEQEFSVVLLMVDLGRLDLARQYLDKFMAGQPSNDLLLALRDKHGSAAFLKLSQTKELQPASQELIVQLGKAAKEQAANPEFVGKLLDQLNGSPQQRDLAIVELRNLGPIVVASMLQRMQSTKDSGEQDLLTYALVKMGGMTIDPLRAGLSLPQETVRTRVIDVLGYLRADQAVLDLYGIAFGQKSSPPEKTAALRALGRILYNQPDRADRLSDVVALNALEQRTRDYLSGHGPLPLMNDGLVSVWVYDSADNLVGERQLAPALASAYFAARTARLALGISPDRPQTQQLYLTSYLAYETALGNPAAQTVSMLRSMSPELLSAVLTEALKVGQPGPAVRVIDALADQRSELALQVAGGVQSPLKNALSYPDERVRFAAATAILQLAPKNFEAYSYQIAQILTRSLSTGTEPKAIVIDADETRSAATVGYLADLGFESIRVETGQQGFKEAAASSQCALVVIHVNVARWELSQTLANFRADARTAALPILLYGPESVRSAVTRQLMQYPPIQFVAESSTLDGFDSQTREFLARYAPASLTPQERAQMRADALAWLADLSRPESAVKVDLTSAQAPLLSLVDDAQLGPLAQRAVLSIGTRDVQSRLAEVAANSNLPENVRLSAVRNLLAHVQRFGWAMTATDEKKLFASLDDTPDGSLADAVAALQGSRTTTTNGNSVKLQKFPLPDLPAMKP; encoded by the coding sequence ATGTCTTTTGCCATGCGGTATTTACTGCTGTTCATCTTTGCCGGGCTGGCTATTGTCAGCTCGCCTGTGGCATGGGCTCAAGATGAGGGGGCCAATCCTCCAGCAGCGACCGATCGCCTCGCCGATACCAATCCGTTGCTGGCTCCTCCCGAAACCCCTGAGCAGGAGTTTTCGGTCGTTCTGTTGATGGTTGACCTGGGACGACTCGATCTTGCCAGACAATATCTCGACAAGTTTATGGCGGGGCAGCCCTCCAATGATCTTCTGCTCGCACTTCGCGACAAGCATGGTTCTGCTGCGTTCCTGAAGCTCTCTCAAACGAAAGAGTTGCAGCCCGCATCGCAGGAACTAATCGTGCAGCTTGGTAAAGCCGCCAAAGAGCAGGCCGCCAATCCCGAATTCGTGGGTAAATTGCTTGATCAGCTCAATGGTTCGCCCCAGCAGCGAGATCTGGCAATTGTCGAGTTGCGGAATCTGGGCCCGATTGTTGTGGCCTCGATGCTGCAACGGATGCAGTCCACCAAAGACAGTGGAGAACAGGATCTGCTGACGTACGCGCTCGTGAAAATGGGTGGTATGACCATCGATCCTCTGCGAGCAGGACTCAGTCTTCCTCAAGAAACTGTGCGGACTCGAGTGATCGATGTCCTGGGATATCTTCGAGCCGATCAAGCCGTGCTCGATCTGTATGGCATCGCCTTTGGCCAGAAAAGTTCTCCGCCCGAAAAAACGGCTGCTCTGAGAGCTTTGGGCAGAATCCTCTACAACCAGCCAGACCGGGCAGATCGACTCTCTGATGTCGTGGCTTTGAATGCGCTGGAACAACGCACTCGCGATTATCTTTCGGGCCATGGCCCACTCCCCCTGATGAATGATGGCCTGGTCTCTGTCTGGGTGTATGACTCAGCCGATAATCTGGTTGGCGAACGGCAATTGGCACCCGCTTTAGCCAGTGCGTACTTTGCTGCCAGAACTGCCAGGTTAGCTCTAGGGATCAGCCCGGACCGTCCACAGACTCAGCAGCTTTATCTGACGAGTTATCTGGCATATGAGACCGCTCTGGGGAATCCGGCAGCTCAGACAGTCTCAATGCTGCGTTCAATGAGCCCGGAGCTCCTTTCCGCTGTCCTGACCGAAGCACTCAAAGTTGGTCAGCCTGGGCCGGCCGTGAGAGTCATTGATGCTCTGGCCGATCAGCGCAGTGAGTTGGCTCTCCAGGTTGCCGGTGGAGTGCAGTCACCGCTCAAGAACGCATTGAGCTACCCTGATGAACGAGTGCGGTTTGCAGCAGCGACTGCCATACTGCAATTGGCTCCCAAGAATTTTGAAGCCTATTCTTACCAGATCGCTCAAATCCTCACGCGCAGCCTCAGCACTGGGACAGAACCCAAAGCTATTGTAATTGATGCTGACGAAACCAGGTCGGCTGCAACCGTCGGGTATCTGGCTGACCTTGGATTCGAATCGATCCGTGTCGAGACTGGTCAACAGGGATTTAAAGAAGCTGCCGCTTCCTCTCAGTGTGCTCTGGTTGTCATTCATGTCAATGTGGCCCGCTGGGAGCTTTCACAAACATTGGCGAACTTCCGTGCCGATGCCCGGACAGCGGCACTTCCGATCCTCCTGTATGGGCCGGAGTCTGTCCGCTCCGCAGTCACTCGCCAATTAATGCAGTATCCACCAATTCAATTTGTTGCCGAATCTTCCACTCTTGATGGATTCGATTCTCAAACGCGAGAGTTTCTGGCTCGTTACGCGCCGGCTTCCCTCACTCCGCAGGAACGTGCTCAGATGCGGGCAGATGCATTGGCCTGGTTGGCTGATCTCTCTCGTCCTGAAAGTGCCGTCAAAGTTGATCTTACTTCCGCACAGGCACCACTGTTGTCACTTGTGGATGATGCTCAGTTGGGGCCACTGGCTCAGCGAGCCGTCCTCTCGATTGGAACTCGCGATGTGCAGTCACGGCTAGCTGAAGTGGCTGCCAACAGCAATCTTCCTGAGAATGTGCGGCTCTCAGCCGTTCGAAACCTGTTAGCTCATGTGCAGCGTTTTGGCTGGGCCATGACCGCGACCGACGAAAAGAAACTCTTCGCCTCGCTGGACGACACGCCCGATGGCTCTCTGGCAGATGCTGTTGCCGCTCTTCAAGGAAGCCGGACAACCACGACTAATGGTAACTCGGTCAAACTGCAGAAATTCCCGTTGCCCGACCTGCCTGCCATGAAGCCCTGA